One Pseudonocardia abyssalis DNA segment encodes these proteins:
- a CDS encoding copper-translocating P-type ATPase: MTIDHAVAAPHAHDHHDHAARFRDRFWISLVLAVPVVVASPMLADLLGYTVPGWATGIPPTLGLALYLYGGWPFLTGAVGEVRARRPGMMTLVALAITVAAVASTATTLGLGDLMLDFWWELALLVVIMLLGHWLEMRALGQASGALDALADLLPDSAERVSADGTVTAVPLAGLVVGDVVLVRSGGRVPADGTVTEGAAEVDESTVTGESRPALRGAGDRVVAGTVATDSAIRVRVSAVGEDTALAGIRRLVADAQASRSRAQALADRAAAVLFWFAAASGALTFAVWTALGDLDAAVERTVTVLVIACPHALGLAIPLVIAISTSMSARAGILVKDRLALERMRSVDAVLFDKTGTLTRGEPTVVAVSPAPGRTRDEVLALAAAAESDSEHPLARAIVAAAPTVPAARGFRSLTGRGVQAVVDGHEVAVGGPALLRELALDPLDTRSGATVLHVVRDGVVVGAIALADAVRPESREAVDGLHAAGVRVVMITGDARDVAEAVGAELGVDEVVAEVLPADKDAAVARLQARGLRVAMVGDGVNDAPALARADVGIAIGAGTDVAMESAGVVLATDDPRAVLAVRRLSRAGYRKMVQNLLWATGYNVLSVPLAAGVLAGAGFVLPPAAGAVAMSLSTVVVALNAQLLRRVDLRTVPPQSMVES; this comes from the coding sequence ATGACCATCGACCACGCCGTGGCCGCTCCGCACGCGCACGACCACCACGACCACGCCGCCCGGTTCCGCGACCGGTTCTGGATCAGCCTGGTGCTCGCGGTGCCCGTCGTCGTGGCCAGCCCGATGCTCGCCGACCTGCTCGGCTACACGGTGCCGGGCTGGGCCACCGGGATCCCGCCGACGCTCGGCCTGGCCCTCTACCTCTACGGCGGATGGCCCTTCCTCACCGGCGCCGTCGGCGAGGTACGGGCGCGACGGCCCGGGATGATGACGCTGGTCGCACTGGCGATCACCGTCGCCGCGGTCGCCAGCACCGCGACGACGCTCGGACTCGGCGACCTGATGCTCGACTTCTGGTGGGAGCTCGCGCTGCTGGTCGTCATCATGCTGCTCGGGCACTGGCTGGAGATGCGGGCGCTCGGACAGGCCTCCGGCGCCCTGGACGCCCTGGCCGACCTGCTCCCCGACTCCGCGGAGCGGGTGTCCGCCGACGGCACGGTGACGGCGGTCCCGCTGGCCGGCCTCGTCGTCGGCGACGTGGTGCTCGTCCGTTCCGGCGGCCGCGTCCCCGCCGACGGGACCGTCACCGAGGGGGCCGCGGAGGTGGACGAGTCGACGGTCACCGGCGAGTCGCGCCCCGCACTGCGCGGGGCGGGCGACCGCGTGGTCGCCGGTACGGTCGCCACCGACTCCGCGATCCGCGTCCGGGTCTCCGCCGTCGGCGAGGACACCGCGCTCGCCGGAATCCGGCGCCTGGTCGCCGACGCGCAGGCGTCCCGATCCCGCGCACAGGCCCTCGCCGACCGGGCCGCCGCCGTGCTGTTCTGGTTCGCGGCCGCGTCCGGGGCACTGACCTTCGCCGTGTGGACCGCCTTGGGCGACCTCGACGCCGCGGTCGAACGCACCGTCACCGTGCTGGTCATCGCCTGCCCGCACGCTCTGGGTCTGGCGATCCCACTGGTCATCGCGATCTCGACGTCGATGTCGGCGCGCGCGGGGATCCTCGTGAAGGACCGGCTCGCGCTCGAGCGGATGCGCTCGGTCGACGCCGTGCTGTTCGACAAGACCGGCACCCTGACGCGCGGCGAGCCGACCGTCGTCGCCGTCTCCCCGGCCCCGGGACGCACCCGCGACGAGGTGCTCGCACTGGCCGCGGCGGCCGAGTCGGACTCCGAGCACCCACTGGCCCGCGCGATCGTCGCCGCGGCGCCGACCGTCCCCGCCGCCCGCGGCTTCCGGTCGCTGACCGGCCGCGGCGTGCAGGCGGTGGTCGACGGGCACGAGGTCGCCGTCGGCGGCCCGGCCCTGCTGCGCGAACTGGCCCTCGACCCGCTGGACACCCGCAGCGGCGCGACCGTGCTGCACGTCGTCCGCGACGGGGTGGTGGTCGGCGCGATCGCGCTCGCCGACGCGGTCCGTCCGGAGTCGCGCGAGGCCGTCGACGGGCTGCACGCGGCGGGAGTCCGCGTCGTCATGATCACCGGGGACGCGCGGGACGTCGCGGAGGCCGTCGGTGCCGAACTGGGCGTCGACGAGGTCGTCGCGGAGGTGCTGCCCGCCGACAAGGACGCCGCCGTGGCCCGGCTGCAGGCACGCGGGCTCCGGGTGGCGATGGTCGGCGACGGCGTCAACGACGCTCCCGCGCTGGCCCGCGCGGACGTCGGCATCGCGATCGGGGCCGGCACGGACGTGGCGATGGAGTCCGCCGGGGTCGTGCTGGCCACCGACGACCCGCGCGCGGTGCTCGCCGTGCGGCGGCTCTCCCGGGCGGGGTACCGCAAGATGGTGCAGAACCTCCTCTGGGCCACCGGGTACAACGTGCTGTCGGTACCGCTGGCCGCCGGGGTGCTGGCCGGGGCCGGGTTCGTGCTGCCGCCCGCGGCCGGGGCCGTCGCGATGAGCCTGTCGACGGTCGTCGTGGCACTGAACGCACAGCTGCTGCGCCGGGTGGACCTGCGTACGGTACCCCCGCAGAGTATGGTGGAGTCGTGA